The Ooceraea biroi isolate clonal line C1 chromosome 7, Obir_v5.4, whole genome shotgun sequence genomic sequence TCGCACGACCTCCGAGAGCAACTTGCAATTTGCACGCTCGAGCCTGAAAATTCCATCGCACGCGATGACTCCCGACGCGACGCGAGGAAAAGAAAACTCACCTGCCAAAGAATCGCCTCCTCCTCGAGATATGCCCGTGCCTGTCTCACGAACCGCACAACAGCTCGCCGCGCTCCgtatcgccgcgcgcgcggccgttcCGTTCGATGAACAGCTTCCCCGCCGCCGCCTCTCGATACCTTCGGCCTCTATCGAGCCCGACGCTTCTGGCCGCTACGCCGGTCTTCCACGAGCTCACGACTGCCGTgacaaaatgaaatttactgCCCGCGCATCGACAACCTGCGCTGATCGCCGCGAGATCGGCGGTTACGAATTCGAGAACCGGGATCTCCAGGTATACCGCTTTCACGCGTCGGTCTCCCCAAGACTTGCGAAAAATCGCATAACTGGAGCTCCCGTTTCACTCGTCGCGCGCGACAGAACAATTACAAAGTCGTTCCGCTGCTAATAACTCTGCCGGTGAGCTAGTAGTGAATGGTTATTAAGTAAATGTCGCGTATATACCTTGAACAGCTCGCAAACACTAGATATATATCAGGCCTGATAATCTTCCATGTTAATCAAAAGCAGTTCCAACTAGACGCGCGGACGTATTAAATCAACATGGCGTCCTTTAGCCGCCAAATTTGAATGTCCTCCTTGAATTTTCAGGCACTTTTTTTGTATGCCAAAAATCCGCACGCATCCTCCAGTCAAAGTTATAGCGGTGATGATACTGGAAATGTTAATTACAAAAGATGTTTTACTCGTAGACTTTTTCTCGAAAAAGCTATCTCGAAGTTTTCCGAACAATGtttttgaaaaagattttacGTAACGAGCTTTCTGCGTTAGCCAATCAGAAACTTCACGACAAGGATAGGTATATACTTCTACCGTGTTTTTCTCCGAAAATTGGACCGTTGCATATACAGTAATGCAACTCTCgagatttgttttttattgctGCACTAAGTTTATACTGCACTGCACTGAATTAGTGCCAGCGAGGACAAGCTAATGTGAGCAAGTATAaaaggtttgttctttttcgctgcacttctGAACTAGCGTGATAAAGCTTGCTTTGTTCTGATTGGACAAATTCGCAATCTCAATTTCCAATACGTAGATACGGGTTTTATTGCGCTAGTTCAGAAGTgcagaaaaagaacaaacctaaGAAATGACCGCAATATCTCCTCCACTCTGCCTCACTTTTCAGCTAGGTCTAGTATACAGAAGTTTGTACTGTGTGGTTGCACGTGTTAAATGAGTGATTGAAGAGAAAcagttttatctttttcttgaattaaattaaggTAGATACATAAACAAAAAACATGTAGCTATCATGattttattaagtaattttatggtaaataattttatttttcaccattgtagtaattaataaattgttattactGCATACGTATGATAGGTTATGGCTTTCCGTGGACGAGGAGGTAGAGGAGCCGGCGGCTTCAGAGGTGGCCGAGGAGGCTTTCGAGGTGGGCGTGGTGGATTTGATAGAAACAGGGggtaatgtaattaatatcaatataatatataattaataacaataatatcagCTTAAAAAGTTGGTTAGTTTGTATGAGGTTATATGTAAACAATTGTAACAAGTTGTACTAAGTGAATCTTTTTCATGAATTTCTCACAGATACGATCAAGGTCCTCCAGAAACAGTGACATTATTAGGACAGTATGGATGGACAGTAGAAAACGATGTTATTGTCAAATCAGCTATTGAAGATTATGTACCATATTTTAATGCACCAATTTATACAGAAACCAAACAACAATTAGGAAAGATCGATGAAATCTTTGGTACATTTCGTGGCTATCATGTGTCTATTAAATTATCTGAAAATGTAAAAGCATCTAGTTTTGAAAAGGATACTAaggtatatataatagtataatgtgtgtgttaataatgaaattacgtatcaatatttattatcaatttgatTTCCGTACCATGATACACATACCATTGACAATTGTTTATTGATTATAGGTATATATTGATCCAGCAAAGCTGTTGTTGAGTGCGAAGTTCCTAAACTCTGAAGGAAAAAGGGGCGGTCGTGTCACGAAGAGAGGTGCAGGAAGAGGTGCAGGAAGAGGTGGAGGTGGAGGTGGAGGAAGAGGTAGAGGTAGAGGTGGCAGAGGAGGTAGCAGAGGATCCTTCAATAGAGGAGGAGGCAATAGAGGTAGCGGAGGATTTAGAAATCGTGAAGGAGGTGGTGGATTTAACCGTAATTCAGGTGGAGGTTATGGAGGAGGTAGAGGGAAATGGTAAATttgtatgaataaaatatgttaaagaaGTGCGACAAATATTGTACTATACTATAAATGATTtgtaaagaagaaaagaaattaaatgctttatataataatgtattgatctttttttaaattttataaatttatttatttcaaattacatgAATAAATTCATATGCTAGACAacgtgttaattaaaaataactgaAATTTACATTGATGCAATTGTAACACGTATGTAGCAGACTTTGTAAAAAGATCACATGATAATCTACTCAATCTTGATCAAATTTTATGCACTTTCCAAGTTCCTTTTCCGCTTTTTTCAACAATTTGACACGTCCTCTTTGTTTGACCCTTTGTTTCGTATTTAACTTTTCCTCGCGATCTCGTGCTATTTTATCCCAGTACAACTTCTCTTCATCGCCTgaaaaatttacatgtaaatattgagaaatatgttaattacaaaatacaaaaagtaTTTACCTTTCAAAATTGTCGAGCGTCTTCCCTCGTAACTCTTTTGAGCAAACGATTGTGCAGCCTCTGCTGTATCACATCTTACGTAGGCTTCGCAAGAACCATCTGTTACATCTATATATTTCACAGAATTATTGTCCTTTAATTCTATctgaaataaatcaatataagTGAGTAAATTTAGCATTTTGCACTAATAACATATAACTCTTTTGTAAATGCaatgtataataaacaaatagaGATATTAGTCTTATCAATTAGAAGCCACTAAGACTGACGTACCTTGAAACTTCGTGGATTCGTGCAAGGTTCATCCATCTCGATTTTTACTATAATACCTGGTGCATAGTTGACACATCCGTAAATCGACTTCTCCACTTCATTAGTCTTTTCATTATCCTTCTCTCGTTTGAACTTATCGTAATTTGGtctattctttattataatctcGCCCCTGCCCACTTCAGCCTTCTTTAAATGCTGTTTCAGCAATCTCATCTTGCTTCTTTGCAACTCTAAGTATCTGTTTCTAAGTCGCTTCCAATCCGGTTTTGCCATTACTTGTAATCCTATGTTGCATATTACATCCTGCTGAATCTTGTTCCtgtttctccttcttttcttcttcttgcctTCATTCTCTCCCTCGTCGCCAATTTCCCTCTCCTCGGCATCGCTATTTATCATAGGGCATTCCTCGGTTCCTGATACAGCGCCCATATCATTACTGTtatttagatttttcatttcttcttctttctcattGCTTGATTTTGTTGCTGACTCAGAATGAtctttttttactatttttctaTCAACATCCTCCACAATATCGTTTATCGTgacctttttccttttttttcctgcGATTTTGTTATGATTATTCATCTTATTTGATGCCTCTTCATTTTCGACGTTGCTCTTTTCATCATCTTGTTGATCTGCATTTTGATCCTCAGCTATTTTTGTTCTCTTAACCTTGCTGTCGTTATCTTTTAATGATTCTCCTGAAGaaagttttctctttcttagaACTGGTCTGTCTTTTTCCATGTCTATTTCGTTAGCGTCAGTGTTATCGCTATTTTCGGTATCATTTGACGCACTCTCTTTCGACTTTACTGCCTTAGCCTTTGCATTGATGGCTGTGACTATTGTGCGATCTTTCTTAGGATCATCGAACGTAGTAATACTTAACAGATCGTTGGGAGACGTATGCGACGGTAAAACACGTCCTTTTTTCTGGAATGTCTGCAAAATGATGAgacatgatattaaaatattatcaagttattgaaataatttttactgattttcacatttatattataaaaatatatatgtatatataatacatatcatTGTTGAATATTAGTTATCACTTTGTTTACCTTTAAACATTCTTTAACACCATTTGGCGTGTCAAACTCTATAAACGCAAatccttttattttcttgttgCTCTTGTAACGAGGAATTGAGACATACACTACTGGCCCATACTTAGAGAAAATAGATGTCAACCAATCGTGATCAGCATCTGGAGGTAAATTTTGTACATAAACTGTACACTCATCCATATTCTCTTTCTTGGTAAATGGCGTCAATCGACAGACCTTGGTACCATCTTCCGACACTTTCAGCATGGTTGATCTCTGCAGAGCTTTAGCTATTCTATTCACATCCATGGTTAGTTCGCGCATCTTATTAAATGTAGTGAATACTTTGAGATCCACATCTAACAAGTAGAACATTAATTGCAGTTAGCATAATCTTGTTATATCTAAATAAGTAATCtctaaatataaatgtgcttAATGACTACACTATATTGCATTCTAATTAATTGGTGTAATTAAAAAAGGTGTatatttacaagaatttttCTGCAGAAGCTCCGACAGGAAGCGATCCTTGCTCAGATTAGCGTCACCGAAGTAGAACTCCATTTGCTTAACGATCGAAGCATGCAGTGCTTTCTTTCTTAGTCTTGGTTTACCACGCGACACACTCGACTTGTTATTTCGTTTAACTGTATCAATCGTTGGCTCCTGTACTTGGGGAACCGGTATCCGTTCAGAGGCTAGCTCCATATCTGATTCTTGTTCTTCCATCACCATTGTATTCTCAAAAGATCATACAACGTGCCTTGTAACAAAGTATACCGTCTGCAAGGGTAGTTACACTATTGTTGTCGCAAGGAGCTTCCAGTAACCAATTCTCAAATTAAGAATCAAGTTAAGAGTCGAAAACGGGAATCTAACCAACGTAACCAACGATCTCCGAATTGACACTGGAGGCCTCATGCGGTGAACGCAGGAAGCTATGGTCAATGTGCAGGATTAGAATAAACATAATTccagtaattataataacaagatttttattacttaatcatattatattcAAGGATTCTCAAGCAGAAAAGTCATGTAACGGTCAAAAtgctatttttcgaaaatgcgCAGCGCCGCAATAACAAAACTCAGTTACGAAAATTATTGTATAGTTCTACAGAATGTATCGAATAGATGTCAATGTTTTTGGCACATTTTTCAGATTTCAAGATTATtacaaaagtattatatttgtggagaaaaactgaaaaataaagCTATAGGACGcaagaaatttatatcatatattattcctCTTATATCATAAAACCAGACGACAGCTTAGAAATAGCTCGTcactaaatttaaaaaaatgcatgcacacacacgcacgcacgcacgcacgcacacaaatatattctttttatcgtaatgtacattataaatataatataaatctcgcgtacaatttctcaatttttcgtTGTTGCCAGATCTACAGTCtcaattttcatgaaaattaaaaataaaacgtattttaTCACAAAAACAAGCTACatctaaaaagattaaataacattaatatataaaacatgatCTTATCTACAGGTCGT encodes the following:
- the LOC105282054 gene encoding probable H/ACA ribonucleoprotein complex subunit 1 isoform X1 yields the protein MILLSNFMVMAFRGRGGRGAGGFRGGRGGFRGGRGGFDRNRGYDQGPPETVTLLGQYGWTVENDVIVKSAIEDYVPYFNAPIYTETKQQLGKIDEIFGTFRGYHVSIKLSENVKASSFEKDTKVYIDPAKLLLSAKFLNSEGKRGGRVTKRGAGRGAGRGGGGGGGRGRGRGGRGGSRGSFNRGGGNRGSGGFRNREGGGGFNRNSGGGYGGGRGKW
- the LOC105282054 gene encoding probable H/ACA ribonucleoprotein complex subunit 1 isoform X2, whose protein sequence is MAFRGRGGRGAGGFRGGRGGFRGGRGGFDRNRGYDQGPPETVTLLGQYGWTVENDVIVKSAIEDYVPYFNAPIYTETKQQLGKIDEIFGTFRGYHVSIKLSENVKASSFEKDTKVYIDPAKLLLSAKFLNSEGKRGGRVTKRGAGRGAGRGGGGGGGRGRGRGGRGGSRGSFNRGGGNRGSGGFRNREGGGGFNRNSGGGYGGGRGKW
- the LOC105282055 gene encoding la-related protein 7, which codes for MVMEEQESDMELASERIPVPQVQEPTIDTVKRNNKSSVSRGKPRLRKKALHASIVKQMEFYFGDANLSKDRFLSELLQKNSYVDLKVFTTFNKMRELTMDVNRIAKALQRSTMLKVSEDGTKVCRLTPFTKKENMDECTVYVQNLPPDADHDWLTSIFSKYGPVVYVSIPRYKSNKKIKGFAFIEFDTPNGVKECLKTFQKKGRVLPSHTSPNDLLSITTFDDPKKDRTIVTAINAKAKAVKSKESASNDTENSDNTDANEIDMEKDRPVLRKRKLSSGESLKDNDSKVKRTKIAEDQNADQQDDEKSNVENEEASNKMNNHNKIAGKKRKKVTINDIVEDVDRKIVKKDHSESATKSSNEKEEEMKNLNNSNDMGAVSGTEECPMINSDAEEREIGDEGENEGKKKKRRRNRNKIQQDVICNIGLQVMAKPDWKRLRNRYLELQRSKMRLLKQHLKKAEVGRGEIIIKNRPNYDKFKREKDNEKTNEVEKSIYGCVNYAPGIIVKIEMDEPCTNPRSFKIELKDNNSVKYIDVTDGSCEAYVRCDTAEAAQSFAQKSYEGRRSTILKGDEEKLYWDKIARDREEKLNTKQRVKQRGRVKLLKKAEKELGKCIKFDQD